In Oncorhynchus clarkii lewisi isolate Uvic-CL-2024 chromosome 16, UVic_Ocla_1.0, whole genome shotgun sequence, one genomic interval encodes:
- the LOC139367450 gene encoding dickkopf-related protein 1-like — protein sequence MTIILPFVFSAAFYMMVGYFHSACAGSVFLNSNAIKNIPGVAGPSHPVSANPDEFTFDSGTQNLAIDTVQSLSCSADEECGDHGFCLESRGACLPCKKRRKRCIRDAVCCPGNQCSNGLCLPSNPEIVQHIGMPIFNTHEENSTVELHSKLPTQDLSQTPKGLEGENCLRSSDCTEGLCCARHFWSKICKPVVQEGQVCTKHQRKGTHGLEIFQRCDCGDGLSCRTQRGEHNSKASRSLHTCQRH from the exons ATGACAATTATCCTGCCATTCGTTTTTTCCGCTGCCTTTTACATGATGGTCGGATACTTTCATTCTGCATGCGCTGGATCAGTGTTTCTCAACTCAAATGCCATCAAGAACATACCTGGAGTGGCGGGTCCGAGTCACCCCGTCAGCGCAAACCCTGACGAATTTACATTTGACAGCGGGACCCAAAACCTGGCAATTGATACCGTACAG TCTTTGAGTTGCTCTGCCGATGAGGAGTGCGGTGACCATGGTTTCTGCTTGGAGTCCCGAGGTGCCTGTCTCCCATGCAAGAAGCGCAGGAAGCGCTGTATCCGGGACGCTGTGTGCTGCCCTGGCAACCAGTGCAGTAATG GCCTGTGTTTGCCCAGCAATCCTGAGATCGTTCAGCACATCGGAATGCCAATCTTCAATACACACGAGGAGAACTCTACAGTGGAACTACACTCCAAGTTGCCCACACAAGATCTTTCACAAACCCCAAAAG GTCTGGAAGGTGAGAACTGCCTGAGGTCTTCGGATTGCACAGAGGGACTTTGCTGTGCGCGCCATTTCTGGTCCAAGATCTGCAAGCCAGTGGTGCAAGAAGGTCAGGTCTGCACCAAACACCAAAGGAAAGGCACACACGGCTTGGAGATATTTCAACGGTGTGACTGTGGAGACGGTTTGTCCTGCAGAACACAGAGAGGGGAGCACAACAGCAAGGCATCTCGAAGTCTGCACACTTGCCAAAGACATTGA